In a single window of the Flavobacterium ammoniigenes genome:
- a CDS encoding peptidase M61, with amino-acid sequence MKKSIIALALVAFLYNSYTANAQKKSTPTQDIKVGIDLIDVKDDKVKVTVQAPKIKSDKITYSIPKIVPGTYSEDNYGKNIEDLKAFDVKGTALAVTKTDDNTWSISSAKSLAKITYLVNDTFDTEKGGSFGTDIFSPAGTNIEAGKNFMINTHGFVGYFQDQKDLPYQVTITHPETLWGATSMIDSDASATKDVFNTPRYAELVENPIMYAKPDYTSFNVNGMDIQIVVYSPSGKVTAESITPEMKKMMTAQKTFLGNINSTKKYSVLLYLSSMQPNDAKGFGALEHPTVTTVVLPEMMPLAELQKSMIDVVSHEFFHILTPLTVHSNEIQYFDYNSPKMSQHLWMYEGVTEYFANLFQINQGLIDETDFLNRIAEKMEQSKSYNDTMPFTTMSANVLKSPYKEQYLNVYQKGALIGMCIDIIIREKSNGEKGILNLMQQLSNEYGVTKAFNDEELFAKITALTYPEVGAFLSTYVSGPTPIPYETFLAKVGVIKTKDKKAGNVFLKGQSPYITVNKETKEILVRPDTELIEFYTSLDLRAKDIIMAINNKAYTLDNIYEMIGDSENWKENDAITIKIKRDGKEQIITGKVHLPYEEIEGLKATDTSKSNMKNAWMKS; translated from the coding sequence ATGAAAAAATCAATAATTGCCCTTGCTTTAGTAGCTTTTCTTTATAACAGCTACACTGCAAACGCCCAAAAAAAATCAACTCCTACTCAAGATATTAAAGTAGGTATCGACCTGATAGATGTGAAAGACGACAAAGTAAAAGTAACCGTTCAAGCACCCAAAATCAAATCAGATAAAATTACCTACAGTATTCCTAAAATTGTTCCTGGAACCTATTCTGAGGATAATTACGGGAAAAACATTGAGGATCTAAAGGCTTTTGATGTTAAAGGAACCGCTCTAGCTGTTACCAAAACAGACGACAATACTTGGTCAATTTCATCTGCTAAAAGTTTAGCCAAAATCACCTATTTAGTCAATGATACTTTTGATACTGAAAAAGGTGGAAGCTTTGGAACTGATATTTTTTCACCAGCTGGAACCAACATTGAGGCAGGAAAAAACTTCATGATCAACACACATGGTTTTGTAGGCTATTTCCAAGACCAAAAAGACCTTCCGTATCAAGTTACCATCACGCATCCCGAAACACTTTGGGGAGCTACGTCTATGATTGACTCTGATGCTAGTGCTACTAAAGACGTTTTTAACACACCGCGATATGCTGAATTAGTTGAAAACCCAATTATGTATGCTAAACCCGATTACACTTCTTTTAATGTTAACGGAATGGACATACAAATTGTAGTGTATTCCCCTTCAGGTAAAGTAACTGCTGAAAGCATCACGCCTGAAATGAAAAAAATGATGACCGCTCAAAAAACCTTTTTAGGCAATATTAATTCTACTAAGAAGTACTCGGTTTTATTGTACTTGTCATCAATGCAACCTAATGATGCCAAAGGTTTTGGCGCATTGGAACACCCAACAGTTACCACAGTTGTATTACCAGAAATGATGCCTTTGGCTGAATTGCAAAAATCAATGATTGATGTCGTTTCGCATGAGTTTTTTCATATTCTAACGCCATTAACGGTTCATTCAAACGAAATTCAATACTTTGATTATAATTCGCCAAAAATGTCACAACATCTATGGATGTACGAAGGGGTGACCGAATATTTTGCCAATTTGTTCCAAATCAACCAAGGATTAATTGATGAAACTGATTTTTTAAATCGAATTGCTGAGAAAATGGAACAGTCAAAATCGTATAACGATACTATGCCTTTTACTACTATGAGTGCTAACGTATTGAAAAGTCCATACAAAGAGCAATACTTAAATGTATACCAAAAAGGAGCGTTAATTGGAATGTGTATTGATATTATTATCCGCGAAAAAAGCAATGGCGAAAAAGGTATTTTGAATTTAATGCAACAATTATCGAATGAATATGGTGTAACCAAAGCGTTTAATGACGAAGAATTATTTGCCAAAATTACAGCTTTAACGTATCCTGAAGTGGGTGCGTTTTTAAGTACCTATGTTTCAGGACCAACACCAATTCCTTACGAAACATTCCTTGCTAAAGTTGGAGTAATCAAAACGAAAGACAAAAAAGCGGGTAACGTTTTCTTAAAAGGACAATCGCCTTACATTACCGTTAATAAAGAAACCAAAGAAATTTTAGTACGACCTGATACTGAATTAATCGAGTTTTATACAAGTTTGGATCTTAGAGCCAAAGATATAATTATGGCTATTAACAACAAAGCCTATACTTTGGATAACAT
- a CDS encoding alpha/beta hydrolase, which produces MKKLLYILILIASSAAFSQNNPLFKTENIAINSLLNGTLYTPLKQNNATKLVILIAGSGPTNRDGNQIGLTNNSLKLLAESLVNNDIAVYSYDKRIFAQMASGKLDEASLTFDNFIDDAKAVILYFKNQKKYHSITVAGHSEGALIGMVAANGNADAYISIAGAGRPIDEVLLEQIGKQAPFLKEEVEKNLATLKNGNTFELKNQMLASLFRASVQPYMISWIKYHPQNEIKKLQIPSLLINGDKDIQVSVQDAQLLQQAKPNAQLHIISNMNHIFKVIQGDDIENKASYTNPELPISTELSLIISTFIQSL; this is translated from the coding sequence ATGAAAAAATTACTTTATATACTCATATTGATTGCATCGTCAGCTGCTTTTTCGCAAAACAACCCACTATTTAAAACAGAAAACATTGCTATAAATTCACTGTTAAATGGGACTTTGTATACTCCATTAAAGCAAAATAACGCAACTAAGCTAGTCATCCTCATAGCAGGATCAGGTCCAACCAATAGAGATGGAAATCAAATTGGACTGACTAACAACTCTTTAAAATTGTTAGCGGAATCTTTAGTCAATAATGACATTGCCGTTTACAGTTATGACAAACGTATTTTTGCTCAAATGGCTTCTGGAAAATTAGATGAAGCTAGCCTTACCTTTGATAACTTTATAGATGATGCTAAAGCAGTGATACTTTATTTTAAAAATCAAAAAAAATACCACTCCATTACTGTTGCCGGGCACAGCGAAGGAGCCTTAATTGGAATGGTTGCGGCTAATGGAAATGCCGATGCTTATATCTCAATAGCTGGAGCCGGTCGTCCTATAGATGAAGTACTTTTGGAACAAATTGGAAAACAAGCTCCTTTTCTAAAAGAAGAAGTAGAAAAAAACTTAGCTACTTTAAAAAATGGAAATACCTTCGAATTAAAAAACCAAATGCTCGCTTCATTATTTAGAGCGAGTGTGCAACCGTACATGATTTCGTGGATCAAATACCATCCGCAAAATGAAATCAAAAAATTACAGATTCCAAGCTTGCTAATCAATGGTGACAAAGACATACAAGTGAGTGTGCAAGATGCACAACTATTGCAACAAGCAAAACCCAATGCACAACTCCATATTATTTCAAATATGAATCACATATTCAAAGTAATTCAGGGAGACGATATTGAGAATAAAGCATCCTACACCAATCCTGAATTACCAATAAGTACAGAATTATCGCTTATAATTTCTACATTTATACAGTCCTTATAG
- a CDS encoding DUF2805 domain-containing protein, with the protein MKKSSRKELSWEETEKLMTLALEERNPFEIIKKEFGIVEKEVLEIMKKKMPAEKFEMWKKKAAANKPKPKPVKIDDFDDELDGKYYIKNKLD; encoded by the coding sequence ATGAAAAAGAGTAGCCGTAAAGAATTAAGTTGGGAAGAGACGGAAAAATTGATGACGTTGGCCCTAGAAGAAAGAAACCCTTTTGAAATTATTAAAAAAGAATTTGGCATAGTAGAAAAAGAGGTTTTAGAAATTATGAAAAAGAAAATGCCCGCAGAAAAATTCGAAATGTGGAAAAAGAAAGCGGCAGCCAACAAACCAAAACCAAAACCGGTAAAAATTGATGATTTTGACGACGAATTAGATGGCAAATATTACATCAAAAATAAATTAGACTAA
- a CDS encoding sterol desaturase family protein: MQTIIDYFSTIPSSHRSLILVGGITIFWLIENAFPLFNFKYKRWHHAGINIFFTLTTIIVNFCLAFILLNVADWAYQNNFGILQWLPEMPIAAYTIIGLLLLDLIGAYLVHLVEHKVKFLWGFHLIHHTDTWIDTTSANRHHPGESVIRFVFTTLGVVLVGSPMWLVFLYQTLSVVATQFNHANIALPKKVDLFLSYFIVSPDMHKVHHHYVMPYTDSNYGNIFSIWDRLFGTFKVLPREEIVYGVDTHMHPEEHNELKNLLKIPFQKKK, translated from the coding sequence ATGCAAACCATTATTGATTATTTTTCGACCATACCTTCTTCACACAGAAGCTTAATTTTAGTAGGAGGAATCACTATTTTCTGGCTGATTGAAAATGCCTTTCCTTTGTTTAATTTCAAGTACAAAAGATGGCATCATGCCGGGATTAATATCTTTTTTACACTCACTACCATAATAGTCAATTTCTGTTTGGCTTTTATTTTATTAAATGTAGCCGATTGGGCCTATCAAAATAATTTTGGAATATTACAATGGCTTCCTGAGATGCCAATAGCTGCCTATACAATTATTGGTTTATTACTATTAGATTTAATTGGAGCTTACTTAGTACATCTGGTAGAACACAAAGTAAAATTCCTTTGGGGTTTTCATTTGATTCATCATACTGACACATGGATTGACACCACATCAGCTAATCGACACCATCCTGGTGAAAGTGTGATTCGATTTGTATTTACAACCTTAGGTGTTGTGCTTGTTGGAAGTCCCATGTGGCTGGTGTTTTTATACCAAACCTTATCGGTTGTTGCCACGCAATTCAATCATGCCAATATTGCCTTGCCTAAAAAAGTAGATTTATTTTTGAGTTATTTCATTGTTTCGCCAGACATGCACAAAGTGCATCATCATTATGTAATGCCTTATACCGATAGTAATTACGGAAATATCTTTTCGATTTGGGATCGATTATTTGGTACTTTTAAGGTGCTTCCAAGAGAAGAAATTGTCTATGGTGTCGATACACATATGCATCCCGAAGAACATAATGAATTGAAGAATTTATTAAAAATACCTTTTCAGAAAAAAAAGTAA
- a CDS encoding alpha-ketoglutarate-dependent dioxygenase AlkB family protein, which produces MESLFKSEPVVLDLPDAEIIYYPKFFDKEQSDSIYAELLQGIAWQQDNITIFGKTHPQPRLTALYGNEGKPYSYSNIKMQPHPWNSLLQKIKYYIEETTGWQFTTVLLNQYRDGKDSNGWHADNEKELGINPIIASLSFGSERVFQLKHNTIADAKKSIVLEHGSLLLMKGSTQHFWKHQIPKTAKPIGTRINLTFRSIK; this is translated from the coding sequence TTGGAATCGTTATTTAAATCGGAGCCCGTTGTATTGGATTTACCTGATGCCGAGATTATCTACTACCCGAAGTTTTTTGACAAAGAACAGTCTGATTCGATCTATGCCGAATTACTTCAAGGTATTGCTTGGCAACAAGATAACATTACAATCTTCGGCAAAACACATCCACAACCTCGATTGACTGCTTTGTATGGCAATGAAGGAAAGCCCTATTCCTATTCGAATATCAAGATGCAACCACATCCTTGGAATTCCCTTTTGCAAAAAATAAAATACTATATTGAGGAAACAACTGGCTGGCAATTTACCACCGTATTACTCAACCAATACCGAGACGGAAAAGACAGTAACGGTTGGCATGCCGATAACGAAAAAGAGTTAGGTATCAACCCAATTATTGCCTCGTTAAGTTTTGGTTCGGAACGGGTTTTTCAGCTCAAACACAATACAATAGCTGATGCTAAAAAGAGTATTGTATTAGAACACGGCAGTCTTTTATTAATGAAAGGAAGCACCCAACATTTTTGGAAACACCAAATTCCAAAAACGGCTAAACCCATTGGAACAAGAATTAACTTAACTTTTCGCTCCATTAAATAA
- a CDS encoding DUF2721 domain-containing protein produces MTIEIGTPALLFSATSLILLAYTNRFLTIASIIRGLKKVYKEKENSMILLEIKNLNLRLTLIRYMQMAGVLCLFLSVFAMLLLFFDEPGISIYFFGLSLLSLLISLGLSFWEISISVNALRLHLSDLSEMDRKQIN; encoded by the coding sequence ATGACTATAGAAATTGGAACTCCTGCACTACTTTTCTCAGCAACCTCGTTAATTCTTTTAGCCTACACCAATCGATTCTTAACTATTGCTAGTATTATCCGTGGACTAAAAAAAGTATACAAAGAGAAAGAGAATAGCATGATTTTATTGGAAATCAAAAATCTGAATCTGCGCCTAACCTTAATTCGGTACATGCAAATGGCTGGAGTTTTATGCTTGTTTTTATCTGTTTTTGCCATGCTATTGTTGTTTTTTGACGAACCAGGAATCAGCATTTACTTCTTCGGATTGAGTTTATTGAGTTTGTTAATCTCACTTGGGTTATCGTTTTGGGAAATCAGTATTTCAGTCAATGCCTTACGTTTGCATTTAAGTGACTTATCTGAAATGGATCGCAAACAAATTAACTAA
- a CDS encoding TonB-dependent receptor domain-containing protein yields MKKIFILPALFFGSLLHLAAQENTKKAEELKEVTITKSKKAIEQRADRTIFDFANQPSLNSGSVLEGLKKLPGLIASDIAGMMYQGKQLEVFMDGRPLNISSNELNGFLEGMPANAIEKIEIITQPGAEFPATSGGAILNIVTNKNAKNFLSATYTNSTNVTSYDHLRWRVNNSVLLNAKNKYFGWQLNMGQNYRESAMWSSFLKEVSGSQTPISNTDSDRTGRTNFVKSAVTFDLKKDRLLLNYDLNYNNNGSTTLSNGPGFSTNDNSDSKGWRQDAVATYQKRFDDKTKKLDFRFNFNRNQNDFVLNSFGNSTAVLDNSSDQKFYNFKFDYSQPIAFSDEGKISFGSLHEALYFETQNRGVTNLDYERKTTAGYFELQTKFKSMSFILGGRAEDYSISGKTNTTTLTPFNQFRFFPNASAQYNFNKAVFFNLNYNKKITLPSTSALNPNNTSYQNPNLTNEGNPNLEPTIFDNYEVKLSAYDYAFIGYSVSSAKNQVIQRVRLNSNILINTFENVAEIKVHNFNIGMPIPYMLFTKGLAETMKMNVNPDEMNFLFVYAAYQLHQIPAIETKGFWVYNLMSQIVLPSKIKFVTNFSYITAKGNYYYFIANKPFNNTVDLSLSKKFLNDQLSISINADDIFNTNRFVFNSYNTPLLLSNKMDTRRFGFSINYKIPTKNKLARETPILLNKDKKEETGIIGN; encoded by the coding sequence ATGAAAAAGATTTTTATTTTACCCGCTTTATTTTTCGGATCATTACTCCATCTTGCTGCCCAAGAGAACACTAAAAAAGCAGAAGAACTTAAAGAAGTAACCATTACTAAATCCAAGAAAGCAATAGAGCAGCGCGCCGATCGAACCATTTTTGATTTTGCTAATCAACCAAGTCTAAATTCTGGGTCTGTTTTAGAAGGATTGAAAAAATTACCGGGTTTAATCGCTTCAGATATAGCAGGAATGATGTACCAAGGGAAGCAATTAGAAGTGTTTATGGATGGAAGACCTTTGAATATTTCCTCCAATGAATTGAATGGTTTTCTAGAAGGGATGCCTGCCAATGCGATTGAAAAAATCGAAATTATTACGCAGCCAGGAGCAGAATTTCCTGCCACTTCAGGAGGAGCAATTTTAAATATTGTCACCAATAAAAATGCAAAGAACTTTTTGAGTGCTACCTATACTAATAGCACTAATGTAACATCTTATGATCATTTGCGATGGAGAGTTAACAATAGCGTTTTATTGAATGCCAAAAACAAATACTTTGGATGGCAATTGAATATGGGGCAAAACTACAGAGAAAGTGCAATGTGGAGTTCTTTTCTGAAAGAAGTTTCAGGAAGCCAAACCCCAATTTCAAATACAGATTCCGATAGAACTGGGAGAACTAATTTTGTAAAATCAGCGGTAACTTTTGATTTGAAAAAAGACCGTTTATTATTGAACTATGATTTAAATTATAATAATAATGGAAGTACAACACTGTCTAACGGTCCTGGTTTTTCGACTAACGATAATTCAGATTCTAAAGGATGGAGACAAGATGCAGTAGCTACCTACCAAAAACGTTTTGATGACAAAACTAAAAAATTGGATTTTAGATTCAATTTCAATCGCAATCAAAACGATTTTGTATTGAACTCTTTTGGAAATTCAACGGCTGTATTAGATAATTCCTCAGACCAAAAATTCTATAACTTCAAATTTGATTATTCGCAACCCATTGCTTTTTCTGACGAAGGCAAAATAAGTTTTGGTAGTTTGCATGAAGCCTTATACTTTGAAACTCAAAACAGAGGGGTCACCAATTTAGATTACGAGAGAAAAACCACTGCTGGGTATTTTGAGTTGCAAACCAAATTCAAAAGTATGAGTTTTATTTTGGGAGGAAGAGCCGAGGATTATAGTATTTCAGGAAAAACAAATACTACTACTTTGACGCCATTCAATCAGTTTCGATTTTTCCCAAATGCCAGTGCACAGTATAACTTTAACAAGGCAGTGTTTTTTAATCTGAATTACAATAAGAAAATTACTTTGCCAAGTACTTCGGCCTTAAATCCAAACAATACGAGTTATCAAAATCCAAATCTTACCAATGAAGGAAATCCCAATTTGGAACCTACCATTTTTGATAATTATGAAGTGAAGTTGAGTGCTTATGATTATGCATTTATTGGCTATTCTGTGAGTTCGGCTAAGAATCAAGTGATACAACGCGTTCGTTTAAATTCAAACATTTTGATTAATACTTTCGAAAACGTAGCGGAAATTAAAGTGCATAATTTTAATATTGGTATGCCAATTCCCTATATGTTGTTTACCAAAGGATTGGCCGAAACGATGAAGATGAATGTCAATCCAGATGAAATGAACTTTTTATTTGTCTATGCGGCTTACCAACTTCATCAAATACCAGCGATAGAAACCAAAGGATTCTGGGTGTACAATTTGATGTCGCAAATAGTATTGCCAAGTAAAATTAAGTTCGTTACTAATTTTAGTTACATCACTGCCAAAGGAAATTACTATTATTTCATTGCCAACAAGCCATTCAACAATACAGTTGATTTGTCATTGTCTAAAAAGTTCTTGAACGATCAATTGTCGATTTCAATTAATGCAGATGATATTTTTAACACCAACCGATTTGTGTTCAACTCTTACAATACGCCATTGTTGTTAAGCAACAAAATGGATACCCGTCGTTTTGGTTTTAGTATTAATTATAAGATTCCAACTAAAAATAAATTGGCGAGAGAAACCCCAATCTTATTGAACAAGGATAAAAAAGAAGAAACTGGAATTATAGGAAACTAA
- the htpG gene encoding molecular chaperone HtpG, with product MTTGKINVSVENIFPLIKKFLYSDHEIFLRELISNGTDATLKLKHLTSIGEAKVEYGNPIIEVKIDKEGKKLHIIDQGLGMTADEVEKYINQVAFSGAEEFLDKYKDSAKDSGIIGHFGLGFYSAFMVAEKVEIITKSFKDEPAAHWTCDGSPEFTLEPADKTDRGTEIILHIAEDSLEFLEEAKIRELLNRYNKFMPIPIKFGTKTETLPLPEGAAEDAKPETIEVDNIINNPNPAWTKQPAELNEEDYKKFYHELYPMQFEEPLFNIHLNVDYPFNLTGILYFPKLGSDLQIQKDKIQLYQNQVFVTDNVEGIVPEFLTMLKGVIDSPDIPLNVSRSGLQADAAVKKISNYITRKVADKLKALFNENRADFEQKWNDIKIVLEYGMLSEDKFYEKAGAFFLYPTVDDQYFTLDELKEKLKEKQTDKNDKLVILYASNKEAQHSYIEIAKEKGYEVLLLDSPIISHLIQKIEGDNSDLTFVRVDSDHIDNLIKKEDTTISKLSDEEQTSLKTVVETIVPKQNYTVQLEALDSQSAPFIITQPEFMRRMKEMSQTGGGMFGMGNMPEMYNLVVNTNSDLATTILNTEDKAAQESLIKQALDLAKLSQNLLKGEALTAFVKRSFDILK from the coding sequence ATGACAACTGGAAAAATTAATGTTTCGGTAGAGAACATCTTCCCTTTAATCAAGAAATTTTTATACAGCGATCACGAAATTTTCTTGCGCGAATTGATTTCAAATGGAACAGACGCTACCTTAAAATTAAAACACTTAACTAGCATTGGCGAAGCCAAAGTAGAGTATGGCAATCCCATTATTGAAGTAAAAATTGACAAAGAAGGCAAAAAACTGCACATCATTGATCAAGGTTTGGGGATGACAGCTGACGAAGTAGAAAAATACATTAACCAAGTCGCTTTTTCTGGAGCAGAAGAATTCTTAGACAAATACAAAGATTCGGCTAAAGATTCAGGAATTATTGGACACTTTGGTCTTGGATTCTACTCGGCGTTTATGGTGGCTGAAAAAGTAGAAATCATCACTAAGTCATTCAAAGACGAACCAGCTGCTCACTGGACTTGCGACGGTAGTCCCGAATTTACTTTGGAACCAGCTGACAAAACTGATAGAGGAACTGAAATTATCTTGCATATTGCTGAAGATTCTTTGGAATTTTTAGAAGAAGCTAAAATCAGAGAATTACTGAATCGTTACAATAAATTCATGCCGATTCCAATTAAATTTGGAACCAAAACAGAAACACTTCCTTTACCAGAAGGTGCTGCCGAAGACGCAAAACCTGAAACTATTGAAGTGGATAATATCATCAACAACCCAAATCCGGCTTGGACCAAACAACCGGCTGAATTAAACGAAGAGGACTACAAAAAATTCTACCACGAATTGTACCCAATGCAGTTTGAAGAGCCCTTATTCAACATTCATTTGAATGTAGATTATCCTTTCAACTTAACTGGAATTTTGTACTTCCCAAAATTAGGATCGGATTTACAAATTCAGAAAGACAAAATCCAATTGTACCAAAACCAAGTATTTGTTACCGATAATGTCGAAGGCATTGTACCGGAATTTTTGACAATGTTAAAAGGTGTAATCGACTCACCAGACATTCCACTGAATGTTTCACGTTCGGGTTTACAGGCGGATGCTGCGGTGAAGAAAATCTCAAATTACATTACTCGTAAAGTAGCCGATAAACTAAAAGCTTTATTCAATGAGAATCGAGCCGATTTTGAACAAAAATGGAACGATATCAAAATTGTTTTGGAATATGGAATGCTGTCTGAAGATAAATTCTATGAAAAAGCAGGCGCTTTTTTTTTGTACCCAACGGTAGATGACCAATACTTTACTTTGGATGAATTGAAAGAAAAGCTAAAGGAAAAACAAACCGATAAAAACGACAAATTAGTAATACTTTACGCTAGCAATAAAGAAGCACAACACTCGTACATCGAAATTGCAAAAGAAAAAGGATACGAAGTCTTGTTATTGGATTCGCCAATTATTTCGCACCTGATCCAAAAAATTGAAGGCGACAATAGCGACCTTACTTTTGTGCGTGTGGATTCAGACCATATTGATAATTTAATCAAAAAAGAAGACACTACTATTTCTAAATTATCAGACGAAGAACAAACGAGTTTGAAAACGGTAGTAGAAACTATTGTGCCAAAGCAAAACTATACGGTACAATTAGAGGCGTTAGATAGTCAATCGGCACCATTCATTATCACGCAACCGGAGTTCATGCGAAGAATGAAAGAAATGAGTCAAACCGGTGGCGGTATGTTTGGTATGGGCAATATGCCTGAAATGTACAACTTAGTGGTGAACACCAATTCTGATTTGGCTACCACTATTTTGAACACCGAGGACAAAGCCGCTCAAGAAAGTTTGATCAAACAAGCATTAGACTTGGCTAAATTGTCTCAAAACTTATTGAAAGGAGAAGCCTTAACCGCTTTTGTAAAACGCAGTTTTGACATCTTAAAATAA
- a CDS encoding ABC transporter ATP-binding protein: protein MLELTTISFTYIDQPVIKELSCVVHQGQNISVIGESGCGKSTLLKLIYGLYDLDSGTINYHGNPILGPKYNLIPGEDYIKYLAQDFDLMPYITVEENVGKFLSNIYRDKKKARVQELLEMVEMTDYAKVKAKYLSGGQQQRVALARVLALEPQILLLDEPFSQIDSFRKNALRRNVFQYLKEKKITCIIATHDSTDALSFSDETIVMQDGKIIAKDAPQNLYHHPKNRYVASLFGEVNEIELDGKTHLVYPHQLQLDPNGTLKGKVQQSYFKGSHYLIAFTSGKQTLFFENDTWLSEGTPIALNILIKLL, encoded by the coding sequence ATGCTCGAACTTACTACTATTAGCTTTACTTATATTGACCAACCCGTTATTAAGGAGTTGAGTTGTGTCGTACACCAAGGACAAAATATATCGGTCATTGGCGAAAGCGGCTGTGGTAAAAGCACCTTGCTGAAATTGATTTATGGATTGTACGATTTGGATTCGGGAACCATTAATTATCATGGAAATCCTATTTTAGGACCCAAATACAATTTAATCCCTGGTGAGGATTACATTAAGTATTTGGCACAAGATTTTGATTTGATGCCGTATATCACTGTCGAAGAAAATGTGGGTAAATTCCTTTCGAATATTTACCGAGACAAAAAGAAAGCTCGTGTTCAGGAATTGTTGGAAATGGTCGAAATGACTGACTACGCCAAAGTGAAAGCCAAATACTTGAGTGGCGGTCAACAACAGCGCGTGGCTTTGGCCAGAGTTTTAGCTTTGGAACCTCAAATTTTATTGTTGGACGAACCCTTTAGCCAAATCGATTCCTTTCGAAAAAATGCCTTACGTCGAAATGTATTCCAGTATTTAAAAGAAAAGAAAATTACATGCATTATAGCCACTCACGATAGCACTGATGCCTTATCTTTTTCGGATGAAACGATCGTAATGCAGGACGGAAAAATTATTGCTAAAGATGCGCCTCAAAACCTATATCATCATCCAAAGAATAGATACGTTGCTTCCCTTTTTGGCGAAGTCAATGAAATAGAATTGGATGGGAAAACACATTTGGTTTACCCACACCAACTTCAATTAGACCCTAATGGAACACTAAAAGGGAAGGTTCAACAATCCTATTTCAAGGGCAGCCATTATCTAATTGCTTTCACTTCAGGAAAACAAACCTTGTTTTTTGAAAATGATACTTGGCTAAGTGAAGGAACTCCAATTGCTCTAAACATTTTAATAAAATTGTTATAA
- a CDS encoding 3-oxoacyl-ACP synthase III family protein yields MYHSKITGLGYYVPDHVVTNDDLSKIIDTNDEWIQERTGIQERRHIIPGQDTTTSMGVKAATIAIERSGVAKEDIDFVVFATLSPDYYFPGPGVLVQRDLGLRTVGALDVRNQCSGFVYALSVADQYIKTGMYKNVLVIGSEVQSTGLDMTTRGRGVSVIFGDGAGAAVLSREEDVTKGILSTHLHSEGLHAEELIVKAPGMGGRWVTDILEDKNPDDESYFPYMNGQFVFKHAVVRFAEVINEGLEANNLKVDDIDMLIPHQANLRISQFIQKKFGLKDEQVHNNVMKFGNTTAASIPIALTEAWEQGKIKSGDTVVLAAFGSGFTWASAIIKW; encoded by the coding sequence ATGTACCACTCCAAAATAACAGGCTTAGGATATTATGTTCCTGACCATGTAGTTACCAATGATGATTTGTCTAAAATCATCGATACCAATGACGAATGGATTCAAGAAAGAACAGGGATTCAAGAACGTCGCCATATAATTCCAGGACAAGACACGACGACTTCTATGGGCGTTAAAGCTGCAACCATTGCGATTGAACGTTCTGGAGTTGCCAAAGAAGATATTGATTTTGTGGTTTTTGCCACCCTAAGTCCCGATTACTATTTTCCAGGACCTGGAGTTTTAGTGCAACGCGATTTGGGTTTGCGAACTGTTGGTGCATTGGATGTTAGAAACCAATGTTCTGGATTTGTATATGCTTTGTCGGTAGCCGATCAATACATTAAAACGGGAATGTATAAAAACGTTTTGGTGATTGGTTCTGAAGTACAATCTACTGGTTTGGACATGACCACACGAGGTCGTGGGGTTTCGGTTATTTTTGGTGATGGAGCAGGAGCGGCAGTTTTGAGCAGAGAAGAAGATGTAACCAAAGGTATTTTATCTACACATTTGCATTCAGAAGGTTTGCATGCCGAAGAATTAATTGTAAAAGCACCCGGAATGGGCGGTCGTTGGGTAACGGATATTTTAGAAGATAAAAACCCAGACGACGAAAGTTATTTCCCGTATATGAATGGCCAATTTGTTTTCAAACATGCTGTAGTTCGTTTTGCTGAGGTAATTAACGAAGGATTGGAAGCCAATAATTTGAAAGTAGATGACATTGACATGTTGATTCCGCATCAAGCTAATTTGAGAATCTCTCAATTTATTCAGAAAAAATTCGGATTGAAAGACGAACAAGTTCACAATAACGTGATGAAATTTGGCAACACCACTGCAGCCTCTATTCCGATCGCTTTGACAGAAGCTTGGGAACAAGGTAAAATCAAATCAGGCGATACGGTTGTTTTAGCAGCTTTTGGTAGCGGTTTTACCTGGGCAAGTGCTATTATCAAATGGTAG